The following proteins come from a genomic window of Nostoc sp. TCL26-01:
- a CDS encoding SGNH/GDSL hydrolase family protein — translation MMAVQNQIRSLLSTSKGVQHPSQRILWSRWVNLGLALGLQFCLPMSCVTAATKIKVMSLGDSLCANNITVLRQTVAATKFGSTIDWVGTKKDSKHSDRDNECHGGWSAAQVWQKSGANIRLPGWEKQPGSVRDWVQKTKPDVVLVMLGTNDFFGDKVRGDKTSGLLKESLPGIIDSILSIRPQAAVVVASIPPFKWDIQKGVDQNKTKTTANEFLKQYISQLSAQKKRIFFVDMHTAIINQSNQENIFSPDGVHLNNQGNKLIAEEWSCALKTVLQGGSKPIIPANCSR, via the coding sequence ATGATGGCTGTTCAAAATCAAATCCGCAGTTTGTTAAGCACATCCAAGGGTGTCCAACATCCCAGTCAGAGAATACTTTGGAGTCGATGGGTTAACTTAGGTTTAGCTTTAGGGCTACAGTTTTGTCTACCCATGAGTTGCGTTACCGCCGCGACTAAAATCAAAGTCATGTCTCTAGGTGACTCTCTTTGTGCCAATAACATTACAGTTCTGCGTCAAACCGTAGCTGCAACTAAGTTTGGCTCTACTATAGATTGGGTAGGCACTAAAAAAGATAGCAAGCATTCAGACCGAGATAACGAATGTCATGGTGGATGGAGTGCGGCGCAAGTATGGCAAAAATCCGGTGCAAATATTCGTCTACCTGGGTGGGAGAAGCAACCAGGAAGTGTTCGTGACTGGGTGCAAAAGACTAAACCAGATGTGGTGCTAGTTATGCTTGGGACTAATGATTTTTTTGGAGATAAAGTCCGGGGTGATAAAACTTCCGGCTTACTGAAAGAATCTCTACCAGGAATTATTGATAGTATCTTGTCAATACGTCCCCAAGCTGCTGTTGTAGTGGCTTCTATTCCCCCATTCAAATGGGATATTCAGAAGGGAGTTGATCAGAATAAAACTAAAACTACAGCCAATGAATTTTTAAAGCAGTATATCAGTCAATTATCTGCCCAGAAAAAACGCATTTTCTTTGTGGATATGCACACTGCAATCATTAATCAGTCCAATCAGGAAAATATTTTTAGTCCTGATGGTGTTCACTTGAATAATCAAGGTAATAAGTTGATAGCCGAGGAGTGGAGTTGTGCCTTGAAAACAGTATTACAAGGTGGGTCAAAGCCTATTATCCCAGCAAATTGTAGCAGATAA
- the rpe gene encoding ribulose-phosphate 3-epimerase — translation MTQNRSEKPIVIAPSILSADFSRLGDEIRAVDAAGADWIHVDVMDGRFVPNITIGPLIVEAIRPVTAKPLDVHLMIVEPEKYVEGFAKAGADIISVHAEHNASPHLHRTLGQIKELGKKAGVVLNPGTPLELIEYVLELADLVLIMSVNPGFGGQSFIPEVLPKIRKLRQMCDERGLDPWIEVDGGLKANNTWQVLEAGANAVVAGSAVFNAKDYAEAITNIRNSKRPTPELAKV, via the coding sequence ATGACCCAAAATCGATCTGAGAAACCCATAGTAATTGCTCCATCTATCCTATCAGCCGACTTTAGCCGTCTCGGTGACGAAATCCGTGCCGTAGACGCAGCTGGAGCCGATTGGATTCATGTTGATGTAATGGACGGTCGTTTTGTACCCAATATTACAATAGGTCCTCTGATAGTGGAGGCAATTCGTCCAGTTACAGCTAAACCTCTGGATGTCCACTTGATGATTGTGGAACCAGAAAAATATGTGGAAGGCTTTGCTAAAGCTGGTGCTGATATTATTTCTGTTCATGCTGAACATAATGCTTCTCCACACCTCCACCGCACCTTGGGACAAATCAAAGAACTTGGGAAGAAAGCAGGAGTAGTACTTAACCCTGGTACGCCTCTAGAATTGATTGAATATGTACTAGAATTAGCTGACCTAGTACTAATCATGAGCGTTAACCCTGGTTTTGGTGGTCAAAGTTTCATCCCTGAAGTATTGCCAAAAATCCGCAAACTGCGTCAAATGTGTGATGAACGGGGTCTTGACCCTTGGATTGAAGTAGATGGTGGACTCAAGGCTAACAATACTTGGCAAGTTCTAGAAGCGGGTGCGAATGCAGTCGTTGCTGGTTCAGCTGTATTCAACGCCAAGGATTATGCAGAAGCTATTACCAATATTCGCAACAGCAAACGTCCTACACCAGAATTAGCAAAGGTTTAA